The genomic DNA ATTGCAGTTTATTGTCTTTAGTATTTTTATCCCTATTCTTGCCTTGGTGGTTTGGAACCACCTAAAAAAACCTGGACAAGTAGCACATACCTTAGTTACCAATCCGGTATTTAACTTCAAGGAAATGCTAGGTTGGAACCCTAAATTTTTATCTGCACTAGGCTTAGTGCTTTATTTTGCTATTCCGGGCATAACTCCTGCTATATTCCAGCGCGTAACTATATCTAAAGATCTTAGACAAGTTAAAGATTCTTTTACCTATGCAGCTGCAAGTTCGTTACTGATGGTTGCTTCATTAGCTTGGATTGCTATTTTATTACTGTCAGATAATCCTAATCTAGAGTCTGGTAGTCTTGTAAACTATATTATTACAACCTATGCTTATCCAGGACTGAAAGGACTTATTGCTATTGGTATTACAGCCATGGCTATGTCTACAGCAGACTCTTATCTTAATTCATCTGCTGTGTTAGCAGTTAATGATATTCTGAAACCACTGCAGCTTTATTGGAAAGATTCTATTAAGATCGTTAGAGTTTTTTCCTTTGTTTTAGGAATTTTTGCATTGTTATTAGCGCTTCGCAGTACAGACTTACTACAATTGATGCTACTGTCTGGCAGCTTTTATATGCCTATTGTTACTGTACCACTCTTATTAGCCATTTTTGGTTTTCGAAGTAGTAGCAGATCAGTTCTTATAGGAATGTCAGCAGGCTGTATAACTGTGATATTATGGAATAAGTTTTTAACTCATACAGGCATGCAAAGTCTTATCCCTGGTATGATCGCTAACTTAGTATTCTATGTAGGCAGTCATTATATACTTAGGCAACAAGGGGGCTGGATAGGCATACGAGATAGAGAACCCCTTTTGGCAGCTCGGCAAGGCCGTAGAGAGGCATGGCAGAAATTTATTTATAAGGTTAGACATCCACAAATCTATACTTACTTACAAAAAAATCTGCCGGCTTATGAAGTTGTTTATACGCTTTTTGCCATTTATGTGATTGGTGCCACGTATGCTTCTTTTTACACCATACCAGAGTCAACAGTTGCCAATTATCAAAAGCTCTATGATATTGCTGCACATTCTGTTTTAGTTATGACGGCTGGGTTTCTTACCTATCCTGCTTGGCCCCCTACTTTTAAAGCCAAATGGTTCATCACCTTTGCTTGGCCAGCGGGTATCCTGTATGTACTCTTTATAGTAGGGACTATCTTAGTACTTATGAGTGGCTTTCATGAAGTACAAGTCATGATTTTTCTAATTAATCTAATCATGACTGCATTTTTACTTTCCTGGCCCCTAATGTTATTTGTTTCTTTGGTAGGTATAATTATTGGCTGCCTAGTTTTTTACATGTATTGTGGGGATTTATATGCTTGTACCAGTTCAACTGGTTCAGGGCAATTTAAAGTTATTTATGGCATTCTTTTGTTTAGTAGCTTTCTTATTGCTCTATTCAGATTTAAACAAAGCCAAACAAGGCTCGAGAATAAGAATGTTTATTTAGAAAATATATATAAACAATTAAAAGATGAACTATCTGAAATTTTAGGCTATAAAGAGACGCTTGTTAAAGAACTAAAAGAAGATGAGTTGGCTTTGTTTGGAACAACCGCAGCTGCTTACATGCAACAAGCCATTTATCGTATTACCGATTATGTAAGATTAGAAGTAAGCCAGATCAAACTAGAAGATCTTATAGTAGAAATTAAAGATATACTCAAGTTAAAAGACTTTGATGGACAGTCCCCTCAACTAAGCAGTAAAAAATATACTAAAGAGGAGTCAATCTATGCGGATGCTGATAAGATCAAACAAGTGCTTGCTGACAGTATCTGTTATATCCATAAACATAATCTATCCAATAAAACTATTGTTATTGCACTTGAAGATGCCATGCTAGGCCATAGTGTAGAACATATGAAAGATTATACACGAAAACTAAAGGCTATTAAAATTACCATTACAACCCAGGAACTATTATCTAATACCTCTAATCGTGTATATATGTTTGATCAAGCACCTTCTATTAGTCGGATGGCTGGGGATGGAGATAGAAAAGCTTTGTTAAATAATGCACGTATTATCGATGCTCATTATGGTTATGCAGAGCTAGATAAGGAAGATACCCATATATATGTTCTTCCTATCAATGTACGTGAAGTAAGGGGAAAGGTTATGGAGCTTTTAAGGGCGCCTGCAGTGGCCAGTGAGGAAGAAGTAAAGCATCCTTTAGCCATACAGCTGGAGGAAGAGCTACTTAATAAAACAAAAACTGCTAAACTTGATACAAATGTTATAGAAAAATCACTTAATACCATTAAGAGGTATCATGCAGGAGTTAAAAGAAAATCAGGAGAACCTTTCTTCACTCACCCAATAGCTGTAGCATTGATCTTGCTAGATTATTGCAAAGATCAGGATGCCGTAATAGCAGCACTACTACATGATACAGTGGAAGATACTAGCTTATCTATAACCCATATTAAGGCTATGTTTGGAGAAAAAGTAGCTTTTATAGTAGGAAAGGTAACCAACCTAGAGGATAAAATAAGAAGGCTAAGCCTTGAGGAACATGAAAATATTAAAAGGTTAATTAACTATGAAGATGAGCGGGCGGCTTTTGTAAAATTAGCTGACAGGCTTCATAACATGCGTACCATTGAAGGACATTTGTCCTTATCTAAACAAAAGCATATAGCCAATGAGACCTTGCTTTTCTTTGTACCACTTGCCAACCAATTAGGGGTAGACCATGTGGCACAGGAATTAGAAAAACTTAGTTTGGAAGTATTGGCTAAGAAATGATGATGAAACTTTATTCTTTTGATAAAGATTTTAGTTGTTAGAGAATTCTGTATAGTAATATCAGTTAGTAGCCGGACTGTGCTGAAGTGGGAGAGAAGTGTGTAGGCAAACCTACTACGGTAGATATTGCTTTGTTTAGACCTTATATATTCCTTAGAAGTTTATGGTAATTCAGTTTTTGAGATTTTTATATAAGAAAGGCTAAGTAGTTGAATAGCTAAAAATTATCTCTCCCTCGATGCATACGTCCGGATGAAATGTGATTAACCTATTTATCGACCACTGTTATCATAAGCCTGGATAATATCTTTGATTAATGGATGCCTCACTATATCACTTTCTTCTAAGTGAACAAAATTGATTCCTGCAACAGGCTTTAAAACTTCTAATGCTTCTACTAAACCCGACTGCTTAGCTTTAGGTAAGTCTATTTGAGTTGGATCACCTGTAATAATAAGTTTTGAATGAAGCCCCATCCTTGTTAAAAACATTTTCATCTGATTAGATGTTGTATTTTGTGCTTCATCTAATACTACAAAAGCATTGTGTAAGGTACGCCCGCGCATATAAGCTAATGGGACAACTTCTATAATACCGTTTTCTTGATAATGCTTACGCTTCTCAATAGAAATCATATCATCTAAGGCATCATAAATAGGGTAGAGGTAAGGGGCTGTTTTTTCTTCTAGGTACCCTGGTAAAAAGCCTAAACTTTCCCCAGCTTCCACAATGGGCCTAGTCACTACAATCTTTTCAACTTCTTTCCTTTTAAGCGCCTGTATGGCCAATGCCATAGAAATATATGTTTTCCCAGTGCCTGCAAGCCCTACTACAAATGTCAATGCAGTTTCATGTACAGCAGCTACTATCTTACGTTGGTTCGCTGATCTAGGTTTGATAGGTTTACCTTTAGCCGTATGTAAAATTACAGTGCCAGGCTTGTCCACTTCCTGATGTATTCTATTATTTCGATTAGCATAATGCTGAATGATCTCTTGGTTAATCAAGTTTTGATTACGGTAATGATCTAATAAGCATTGAATAATTTCATATAAGTTCTGAACTACCTCCTGGCTGCCTTGTATTTTTATTGCATTACCCCTTGATACAAGTTTGGCTGTTGGAAAAAGGGCTGCAAGCGTAGCAATATTTCTATCTTCTACACCCAGGAAGTCCACAAGACTAATTTCTTCAAGTTGAATAATTTTTTCTATCACAAGTATCTATAATTTGTTTTCCCAGCGAATATATATAACTTCCCTTTTAAATCTAATTATTAGAACCCTTTTTAAAGTATGTAGTTGTATTTTCTGTTACAGCATAGGTTTGTGCTACATCAGGTTTAGAAGGTGCGTTATTAATTATTGGGTCATTTAAATAGGCAATAGGTATATTAGCAGGCCTCATAAAGCGTAGCCAAAGTACTCTGCCAGCTGTAAGTGTCAATGCTTTTCGAGCTCTGTTTTTAGACAATAGAGATGATAACTTTATACCATACTTCTGAGCTATGCTCCACCAAGTTTCTTTGTGTCTTACAATATGGTAGTGTACATTGGCTCTATTGTTTTTAGCTTTAAAATAATATGCTTGTCCTATTTCTATCTGATGCTTGGCATCAATATCATTAAATTCTAAAAATTGTTTTAAAGGAATATTCCCCTTAGTTGCAAGGGTAGTTAAATTATCGTTAGGTTGCGCAACAATACCATTAATACCATTGATTTGTATAGTTGGCTGGCTTTTGTTTGTACTTTTTGCAGAGGTAATACAAG from Candidatus Amoebophilus asiaticus 5a2 includes the following:
- a CDS encoding sodium:solute symporter family transporter → MLKDYLDIILFTTFLLVNLIIGLIAGRRVRSLRDFSIGNKDFTTATVTSTIVATWFGGGFIFYGLQNAYTSGLQYIIPLLGSSLCLLFTGQVLAVRMGEFLNNLSVAEAMGNLFSRLVRIITAISGILGGIGYIAIQFQVIAKMLNFLLGFEGPWVTVAAASIVIIYSAFGGIRSVIITDLLQFIVFSIFIPILALVVWNHLKKPGQVAHTLVTNPVFNFKEMLGWNPKFLSALGLVLYFAIPGITPAIFQRVTISKDLRQVKDSFTYAAASSLLMVASLAWIAILLLSDNPNLESGSLVNYIITTYAYPGLKGLIAIGITAMAMSTADSYLNSSAVLAVNDILKPLQLYWKDSIKIVRVFSFVLGIFALLLALRSTDLLQLMLLSGSFYMPIVTVPLLLAIFGFRSSSRSVLIGMSAGCITVILWNKFLTHTGMQSLIPGMIANLVFYVGSHYILRQQGGWIGIRDREPLLAARQGRREAWQKFIYKVRHPQIYTYLQKNLPAYEVVYTLFAIYVIGATYASFYTIPESTVANYQKLYDIAAHSVLVMTAGFLTYPAWPPTFKAKWFITFAWPAGILYVLFIVGTILVLMSGFHEVQVMIFLINLIMTAFLLSWPLMLFVSLVGIIIGCLVFYMYCGDLYACTSSTGSGQFKVIYGILLFSSFLIALFRFKQSQTRLENKNVYLENIYKQLKDELSEILGYKETLVKELKEDELALFGTTAAAYMQQAIYRITDYVRLEVSQIKLEDLIVEIKDILKLKDFDGQSPQLSSKKYTKEESIYADADKIKQVLADSICYIHKHNLSNKTIVIALEDAMLGHSVEHMKDYTRKLKAIKITITTQELLSNTSNRVYMFDQAPSISRMAGDGDRKALLNNARIIDAHYGYAELDKEDTHIYVLPINVREVRGKVMELLRAPAVASEEEVKHPLAIQLEEELLNKTKTAKLDTNVIEKSLNTIKRYHAGVKRKSGEPFFTHPIAVALILLDYCKDQDAVIAALLHDTVEDTSLSITHIKAMFGEKVAFIVGKVTNLEDKIRRLSLEEHENIKRLINYEDERAAFVKLADRLHNMRTIEGHLSLSKQKHIANETLLFFVPLANQLGVDHVAQELEKLSLEVLAKK
- a CDS encoding PhoH family protein is translated as MIEKIIQLEEISLVDFLGVEDRNIATLAALFPTAKLVSRGNAIKIQGSQEVVQNLYEIIQCLLDHYRNQNLINQEIIQHYANRNNRIHQEVDKPGTVILHTAKGKPIKPRSANQRKIVAAVHETALTFVVGLAGTGKTYISMALAIQALKRKEVEKIVVTRPIVEAGESLGFLPGYLEEKTAPYLYPIYDALDDMISIEKRKHYQENGIIEVVPLAYMRGRTLHNAFVVLDEAQNTTSNQMKMFLTRMGLHSKLIITGDPTQIDLPKAKQSGLVEALEVLKPVAGINFVHLEESDIVRHPLIKDIIQAYDNSGR